A genome region from Arachis duranensis cultivar V14167 chromosome 8, aradu.V14167.gnm2.J7QH, whole genome shotgun sequence includes the following:
- the LOC107462253 gene encoding extensin: MAKNNKFTAINFNHIYDKTTSSNHQTPKTAAPSSLPSSSPSFSASYSSVSAPNKPHGRILVLTRPTPKPITPPTQLPSKQPQPTPIQTVPDQPPSDTISLRPQGRTGSGPVLSGPNLKDRAVHVESPPPLISPKPDKFVPPHLRPGYVPKVEEVPPGPEMGRGRDLNYRRGAHVGSPGKYGEDGRPKSGGYERIRRAGGSDAGLMGRPRSSSGSRPSSSGWYVFLFHFLIFNFPSIVTVHVDFLWIVWPIYCSF, translated from the coding sequence ATGGCAAAAAACAACAAGTTCACCGCCATCAACTTCAACCACATTTACGACAAAACAACCTCTTCCAACCATCAAACGCCCAAAACCGCCGCCCCTTCTTCTCTCCCCTCCTCCTCCCCTTCCTTCTCCGCTTCATATTCTTCTGTCTCTGCTCCTAACAAACCCCATGGCCGGATCCTCGTCCTGACCCGACCCACACCCAAGCCCATCACTCCACCCACACAACTCCCCTCCAAACAACCCCAACCCACCCCCATCCAAACCGTTCCCGATCAACCACCCTCCGACACGATATCTCTTCGTCCCCAGGGCCGAACCGGATCCGGCCCGGTTCTCTCGGGCCCCAACCTCAAGGACAGGGCGGTGCACGTGGAGTCGCCGCCTCCGCTGATATCTCCGAAGCCCGACAAGTTTGTGCCGCCGCACCTTCGGCCCGGGTACGTGCCGAAGGTGGAGGAGGTGCCGCCTGGGCCGGAGATGGGCCGGGGCAGGGATTTGAACTATAGGAGGGGTGCACATGTCGGGTCGCCGGGCAAGTATGGGGAAGATGGGCGGCCCAAGTCTGGCGGATACGAGAGGATTAGGAGGGCTGGCGGGTCGGATGCCGGGTTGATGGGCCGCCCGAGATCATCCAGTGGGAGTCGACCTAGTTCAAGTGGATGGTacgtttttcttttccactttttaatttttaatttcccTTCAATAGTTACTGTTCATGTGGATTTTTTGTGGATTGTTTGGCCAATTTATTGTTCCTTTTAA